From a single Cyclobacterium marinum DSM 745 genomic region:
- the atpG gene encoding ATP synthase F1 subunit gamma: MANLKEVKERINSVSSTQQITKAMKMVAAAKLRRAQEKIVQMRPYSQKLTSILNNISSGAEGVSDIVYAQERSVANLLIVPITSDKGLCGAFNSNIIKAANVVIQEHQGQNITVMPVGKKALDFFKKQDYSLVTAHSGLFENITFEPVKKAAEYVMEAFVEGEFDQVILVYNQFKNVATQVVVKEQFLPIAKMEEEENDISQQDYIFEPSKDYIIEELVPNSLKIQFYKAILDSNASEHGARMTAMSKATDNAADLLKDLKLVYNRTRQAAITNEILEIVAGANALEGK; this comes from the coding sequence ATGGCAAATTTAAAGGAAGTAAAAGAAAGGATCAATTCGGTAAGCTCTACCCAGCAGATTACCAAAGCTATGAAAATGGTGGCGGCTGCTAAATTGAGAAGGGCACAGGAGAAAATTGTGCAGATGAGACCCTATTCTCAAAAACTAACTTCCATCCTAAATAATATTTCTTCAGGAGCTGAAGGTGTGTCTGATATTGTATATGCTCAGGAACGTAGTGTAGCCAACTTATTAATTGTACCTATCACTTCCGATAAAGGATTGTGTGGTGCTTTTAATTCGAATATAATTAAAGCTGCGAATGTTGTTATCCAAGAGCATCAAGGTCAAAATATTACGGTGATGCCCGTAGGAAAAAAGGCCCTTGATTTCTTTAAAAAACAAGATTATTCTTTGGTGACGGCTCATTCCGGATTGTTTGAAAACATTACCTTTGAGCCGGTTAAAAAAGCTGCTGAATATGTAATGGAAGCTTTCGTTGAGGGGGAGTTTGATCAAGTTATTTTGGTCTATAACCAATTCAAAAACGTGGCCACTCAGGTTGTTGTTAAAGAACAATTCTTACCCATTGCTAAAATGGAAGAGGAAGAGAATGATATATCCCAACAGGACTATATCTTTGAGCCCTCCAAAGATTATATTATTGAAGAATTGGTGCCGAATTCCTTGAAAATTCAATTTTATAAGGCCATTCTTGATAGCAACGCTTCAGAGCATGGGGCTAGGATGACTGCCATGAGCAAAGCAACAGATAATGCTGCAGATCTATTGAAAGATTTGAAACTGGTTTATAATAGAACCCGACAGGCTGCTATTACCAACGAAATCCTTGAAATCGTTGCCGGAGCAAATGCACTTGAGGGAAAATAG
- the atpA gene encoding F0F1 ATP synthase subunit alpha, with translation MADVRPDEVSAILKEQLSEAKTQAELEEVGTVLQVGDGVARIYGLSKAQAGELIEFDNGLRAMVLNLEEDNVGAVLFGDAKSVKEGDTVKRTKRIASINVGNGMLGRVVNTLGVPIDGKGALEGDLYEMPLERKAPGVIYRQPVTEPLQTGIKSIDAMIPIGRGQRELIIGDRQTGKTAVAIDTILNQKEFYDKGEPVFCIYVAIGQKASTVANVVAALEKGGALPYTVIVSASAADPAPMQFFAPFTGATIGEFFRDTGKPALVVYDDLSKQAVAYREVSLLLRRPPGREAYPGDVFYLHSRLLERAAKINSSDEIAKQMNDLPPSLAPLVKGGGSLTALPIIETQAGDVSAYIPTNVISITDGQIFLETNLFNSGIRPAINVGISVSRVGGNAQIKSMKKVAGTLKLDQAAFRELEAFSKFGSDLDPTTKRTIERGRRNQEILKQGQYSPVRVDLQVAIIYASSRGLLDNVPVGKVRDFEKDFYNLITAQYPEALTAINKGDLNTAGDLLKKAVEELTPKYTA, from the coding sequence ATGGCAGATGTAAGACCAGATGAAGTTTCGGCAATATTGAAAGAGCAACTCTCGGAAGCCAAGACTCAAGCAGAATTGGAAGAAGTGGGTACTGTACTCCAAGTCGGTGACGGTGTAGCCCGTATTTACGGACTCTCTAAAGCGCAAGCTGGTGAGTTGATCGAATTTGACAATGGTTTAAGAGCCATGGTTCTCAATTTGGAAGAGGACAATGTTGGTGCTGTACTCTTTGGAGACGCTAAATCGGTTAAAGAAGGAGATACCGTCAAGAGAACGAAAAGGATTGCCTCCATTAATGTAGGTAATGGTATGTTGGGAAGGGTTGTAAATACTTTAGGTGTTCCTATCGATGGTAAAGGAGCTTTGGAAGGAGACCTATATGAAATGCCTCTTGAAAGAAAAGCTCCGGGTGTTATCTATCGTCAGCCGGTAACAGAACCTTTACAAACGGGTATCAAATCTATTGATGCCATGATTCCAATTGGAAGGGGACAACGTGAATTAATCATTGGTGATAGACAAACAGGTAAAACTGCTGTTGCGATTGATACCATCCTTAACCAAAAAGAATTTTACGACAAAGGTGAGCCTGTATTTTGTATTTATGTGGCCATTGGTCAGAAAGCTTCTACAGTTGCTAACGTGGTGGCTGCACTTGAAAAAGGCGGTGCCCTACCTTATACCGTAATTGTAAGTGCTTCTGCTGCAGATCCTGCTCCGATGCAATTCTTTGCTCCTTTTACAGGTGCCACTATTGGAGAGTTTTTTAGAGATACAGGAAAGCCTGCTTTGGTGGTTTATGATGACCTTTCCAAACAAGCAGTAGCTTATCGTGAGGTTTCTTTGTTGCTTAGAAGACCTCCGGGACGTGAAGCATATCCTGGTGATGTATTTTACCTTCACTCCAGATTATTGGAAAGAGCAGCTAAGATCAACTCTTCTGACGAAATTGCAAAGCAGATGAATGACTTGCCACCTTCCTTGGCACCTTTGGTGAAAGGAGGAGGATCATTAACTGCCCTGCCTATCATTGAAACTCAAGCAGGTGACGTTTCTGCGTATATTCCTACGAATGTTATTTCCATTACTGATGGACAAATATTCTTGGAAACTAACCTTTTCAACTCAGGTATCCGTCCTGCTATTAACGTTGGTATTTCTGTATCAAGGGTAGGTGGTAATGCACAAATCAAATCCATGAAAAAAGTAGCGGGTACATTGAAGCTTGATCAAGCTGCATTCCGTGAATTAGAGGCTTTCTCTAAATTTGGATCTGATCTTGACCCTACCACCAAAAGAACTATTGAAAGAGGTAGAAGAAATCAGGAAATTCTTAAACAAGGACAATATTCACCTGTTCGTGTGGATCTTCAAGTTGCAATTATCTATGCATCTTCCAGAGGCTTGTTAGACAATGTCCCTGTTGGAAAAGTTAGGGATTTTGAAAAAGACTTTTATAATCTTATTACTGCTCAATACCCTGAAGCCCTTACAGCGATCAATAAAGGAGACCTAAATACTGCAGGCGATTTGCTTAAAAAAGCTGTTGAGGAGTTGACTCCAAAATACACAGCTTAA
- the atpH gene encoding ATP synthase F1 subunit delta, with amino-acid sequence MSAYKVASRYAKSLLELAVEKKELDQVKLDMTTVLSLNAGDSSFSDMVKSPVISSDKKLAVLKSLIGKNASALTLKFFDLVVEKGRTGFLPDMATAFLRLYNDHLGIQTAEVVSTIQLDEDLRTSFKEIVKEVSGKNKVNLIEKIDPNLIGGFVLKIGDKQLDESIKSKLQQLHLDLTQNLYEKKY; translated from the coding sequence ATGTCAGCATACAAAGTAGCATCTCGTTACGCAAAATCACTGCTGGAACTTGCAGTAGAGAAAAAAGAATTGGATCAGGTAAAGTTGGATATGACAACCGTTTTATCATTAAATGCTGGTGATTCATCTTTTTCAGACATGGTTAAAAGCCCTGTCATAAGTTCTGATAAAAAATTAGCTGTCTTAAAGTCTTTGATTGGCAAAAATGCCTCCGCATTGACTTTAAAGTTTTTCGATTTGGTGGTAGAGAAAGGCCGTACTGGATTTCTCCCCGATATGGCCACTGCATTTCTAAGGTTATACAATGATCACCTGGGAATTCAAACCGCGGAAGTGGTAAGCACCATACAATTGGATGAGGATTTACGAACCTCGTTTAAGGAGATTGTTAAAGAAGTCTCCGGAAAAAATAAAGTGAATCTCATAGAAAAGATTGATCCAAATTTAATAGGTGGTTTTGTTCTTAAAATTGGGGACAAACAACTTGATGAATCGATCAAAAGTAAATTACAACAGTTGCATCTGGACCTAACCCAGAACCTGTATGAGAAGAAATATTAA
- the atpF gene encoding F0F1 ATP synthase subunit B, with protein MDLISPELGLIIWQLIAFAILFFILAKFAWKPILSALDERDSTIEASLNEAEKARLEMQNLVADNERLLQEARVERDEILRSANEFATQTMEISKEEAAKAGAKMIEEAKAVIETEKQAALTAVKIQVAELSLKIAEKLMRQNLATEASQKELVEEFVKDIKLN; from the coding sequence ATGGATTTGATTAGTCCTGAATTAGGTTTGATTATTTGGCAACTAATAGCCTTTGCCATCTTATTTTTCATTTTAGCCAAATTTGCATGGAAGCCAATCCTCTCAGCACTTGATGAGAGAGACAGTACCATTGAGGCGTCCCTTAATGAGGCCGAAAAAGCAAGGTTGGAAATGCAAAATCTAGTAGCTGACAATGAGCGTTTGCTACAAGAAGCACGAGTTGAAAGAGATGAAATATTGCGTTCCGCGAATGAGTTTGCAACCCAAACCATGGAAATATCCAAGGAAGAGGCAGCCAAAGCTGGAGCGAAAATGATCGAAGAGGCCAAAGCTGTGATTGAAACTGAGAAACAGGCCGCATTGACAGCTGTTAAAATTCAAGTTGCTGAACTTTCTCTAAAGATTGCTGAGAAATTGATGAGACAAAATCTTGCCACTGAAGCTTCTCAAAAAGAGTTGGTAGAAGAATTTGTGAAAGATATTAAATTAAACTAA
- the atpE gene encoding ATP synthase F0 subunit C produces MLTSLLLTAGFALMGAGIGAGIVAIGAGLGIGKIGAQAMEGIARQPEAAGKIQTAMLIIAALIEVVSLFAVVVCLLIALNGNITF; encoded by the coding sequence ATGTTAACTTCATTATTATTGACTGCCGGTTTTGCACTTATGGGTGCGGGTATCGGTGCCGGAATTGTTGCGATAGGCGCAGGTCTGGGTATTGGTAAAATCGGTGCGCAAGCCATGGAAGGCATTGCACGTCAACCTGAAGCAGCTGGTAAAATCCAAACTGCAATGTTGATCATCGCTGCTCTTATTGAAGTAGTTTCCTTGTTTGCAGTAGTAGTTTGTCTACTTATCGCACTTAATGGTAATATTACTTTCTAG
- the atpB gene encoding F0F1 ATP synthase subunit A encodes MVRKFTRLSILLSVILLTFSAAAMAASDGDEDKTSFIMHHVKDSHEWHFATIGHTHVTLSLPVIIYSSDRGIEFYSSSSFVDPETHHFGVEHNGYYIDDHDKLKAVDESRFFIDLSITKNVAMLFLILAVTLFFTLSASGYYKKHPNKAPRGIASFIEPIVLFVRDEIAKPNIGPKYKKFTPYLLTLFFFIWVGNLLGLMPGAANLTGNIAVTFSLAIITFFITNFNGNKDYWKHVVATPGVPLPLLLVIVPVEIIGLFTKPFALTVRLFVAITAGHIVILSFIGLIFVFESYAVGVASTFMVVFINVIELLVATIQAYVFTLFSAMYIGSAVAEHGHEH; translated from the coding sequence ATGGTCCGCAAATTTACCAGGTTAAGTATCTTATTGTCAGTAATTTTACTGACATTTTCTGCAGCAGCAATGGCTGCCTCTGATGGTGATGAAGATAAAACAAGCTTCATCATGCATCACGTTAAGGATTCCCATGAATGGCATTTTGCCACCATAGGGCATACGCATGTCACACTATCCCTTCCTGTAATTATCTACTCTTCTGACAGGGGTATTGAGTTTTATTCTTCTTCCTCATTTGTAGATCCCGAAACGCATCATTTCGGTGTAGAGCACAATGGGTACTATATAGATGATCATGATAAGCTTAAAGCAGTTGATGAAAGCAGGTTTTTTATTGATCTGAGCATTACAAAAAATGTGGCCATGTTGTTTTTGATATTGGCCGTGACCTTATTCTTTACACTGTCAGCTTCCGGTTATTACAAAAAGCATCCGAATAAAGCCCCAAGAGGAATTGCTTCCTTTATTGAGCCCATAGTTCTTTTTGTCCGTGATGAAATTGCAAAGCCTAATATTGGTCCAAAATACAAAAAGTTCACTCCCTATTTATTGACCTTGTTTTTCTTTATATGGGTAGGAAACCTTTTGGGTTTGATGCCTGGTGCAGCGAACCTAACAGGGAATATTGCTGTAACGTTTTCCTTAGCGATAATAACATTTTTCATTACCAATTTTAATGGTAACAAAGACTATTGGAAACATGTGGTGGCTACCCCGGGGGTACCGCTTCCACTATTGTTGGTGATTGTACCTGTAGAGATAATTGGTTTGTTTACTAAACCATTCGCCCTTACTGTTCGATTATTTGTAGCGATTACAGCCGGGCACATTGTTATTCTAAGCTTTATAGGGTTGATCTTTGTTTTTGAATCTTACGCAGTAGGAGTGGCTTCGACCTTTATGGTAGTATTTATCAATGTGATAGAATTACTGGTAGCTACTATTCAAGCTTATGTATTTACTTTATTCTCTGCCATGTATATAGGTTCCGCTGTAGCCGAGCATGGGCATGAGCATTAA
- a CDS encoding AtpZ/AtpI family protein, with amino-acid sequence MGTPKNKPPQTEPPVYVKYFGLAFQMCAIIGLGSYLGYRLHLKSNMEFPLYLLIGCFLSTAIAFYQLFKSISPKKNKEE; translated from the coding sequence ATGGGGACACCAAAAAACAAGCCTCCTCAAACTGAGCCTCCGGTGTATGTTAAATACTTCGGTTTGGCCTTTCAAATGTGTGCCATTATTGGTCTTGGTAGCTATTTAGGGTACAGGCTACATTTGAAGAGCAATATGGAATTTCCTCTTTATTTATTAATAGGATGTTTTCTTTCTACAGCCATTGCTTTTTACCAACTCTTCAAGTCCATTTCTCCTAAGAAAAATAAAGAAGAGTAA
- a CDS encoding bactofilin family protein codes for MAKNTDDKKNTTELVTSSNLVALGTVIVGNIGSQGNIRVEGTVDGSLDSQQKIVIGESAKVNGDVRAQDVEISGEIKGDIYCSDSLYLKKTALIYGDIYTKKLIIENGAEFNGKCNMGNSNQLKVERKDGDTKKQASSN; via the coding sequence ATGGCAAAAAATACTGATGATAAGAAAAATACCACAGAGTTGGTTACTTCAAGTAATCTTGTGGCATTAGGAACAGTAATAGTAGGCAATATAGGTTCTCAGGGAAATATCCGAGTAGAGGGAACGGTGGATGGATCACTAGATTCTCAGCAGAAAATTGTCATTGGCGAATCAGCCAAGGTCAATGGAGATGTTAGGGCTCAAGATGTGGAAATTTCCGGAGAGATCAAAGGAGATATTTACTGTTCAGATTCACTTTATCTAAAAAAGACGGCATTGATCTATGGTGATATTTATACCAAAAAATTAATCATAGAAAATGGTGCTGAGTTCAATGGTAAATGCAATATGGGAAACAGTAACCAATTAAAAGTGGAAAGAAAAGATGGGGACACCAAAAAACAAGCCTCCTCAAACTGA
- a CDS encoding M23 family metallopeptidase → MSLKQKINDWIETKFLIVIRKEEDFSVITSFNITKVRVGLLFVLVFMTCFVISLFLSKTLLARWFDPVYIETENMVKIHALSESIDSLIMEVEAKDQYVKNIQNVISGEFENNTPETSDTASQPVVNRGEIDLYKSSDATKKIIGEFESLPLEESSFGRISSGAFTDNYFFPPVKGVVSSGFSSGQNHFGVDVVAAENEPVKAIADGTVIFSSWTLETGHVVAVQHSNELISIYKHNSVILKSIGDPVRGGEIISIIGNTGEQTTGQHLHLELWYRGNPLDPQEFITFD, encoded by the coding sequence TTGAGCCTTAAACAGAAAATAAACGACTGGATAGAAACCAAGTTCCTGATAGTAATTAGAAAGGAGGAAGACTTTTCGGTTATTACCTCCTTTAATATTACGAAGGTCAGGGTAGGATTATTGTTCGTATTAGTTTTCATGACCTGCTTTGTGATATCTTTGTTTTTATCAAAAACCTTGTTGGCGAGGTGGTTTGATCCCGTTTATATAGAAACAGAAAATATGGTTAAAATTCATGCCTTGTCTGAATCAATTGATTCATTGATCATGGAGGTTGAAGCCAAGGATCAATATGTTAAAAATATTCAGAATGTTATTTCCGGTGAATTTGAAAACAATACACCGGAAACTTCGGATACCGCAAGCCAACCAGTAGTGAATAGAGGGGAGATTGACCTGTATAAAAGTAGTGACGCCACCAAGAAAATTATCGGAGAATTTGAATCACTTCCTCTTGAGGAATCGAGTTTTGGAAGGATAAGTAGTGGGGCATTTACTGACAACTATTTTTTTCCACCGGTTAAAGGAGTGGTTTCAAGTGGTTTTTCATCCGGTCAAAATCATTTCGGTGTAGATGTTGTTGCCGCTGAAAATGAACCAGTGAAAGCCATTGCTGATGGTACTGTGATTTTCTCTAGCTGGACCCTAGAGACCGGTCATGTAGTAGCAGTACAGCATTCGAATGAATTGATTTCTATTTACAAACATAATTCTGTAATATTGAAATCGATTGGAGACCCCGTTCGTGGTGGTGAAATAATATCCATAATAGGAAACACCGGTGAACAGACCACCGGACAGCACTTGCATCTTGAGTTGTGGTACAGAGGAAATCCGCTTGACCCTCAAGAATTTATTACATTTGATTAG